From the genome of Nicotiana sylvestris chromosome 2, ASM39365v2, whole genome shotgun sequence, one region includes:
- the LOC104234137 gene encoding uncharacterized protein, whose translation MIFVMFDNQLTVPCMLSACRHNQLISRGILDYLCKLGCAELLFTLHQFPPDHSGLDFPFDPGSSLPSTYVGATRNFVFTQWNACTVPLNLALQYIATVCRWVITNSVGSNVLIGIAIHGFHIDIDDVVALDEQGAYGEWPLGLPTKDSLVADDKRNNIAAYIHLMVRVWSFFINLPKNALDIKEDERLGMAKNLRWLRGIFTDEDVYFYVLLFELPTISYISHKLDELLFHFKKILKTFLMVSSSRHSWCAIDSFLIKALVHSYFLYYESITVATFQLHLPRISEAGDGMKKNGYYGSHSWDYTTLCEEHQIWNPNVEIAFICEKLQLVYHFLIIKLSTQNILSNHGAIIKLHQFPLVSSATMYIVSLGGIVLLNCVWDPGINSKTMNLYVHTETSEAQLLLGSRGNFCFCVYSDSMTKVWDPGRQRDISSHSTDLAKGRVKYGIYHLTYLALI comes from the coding sequence ATGATCTTTGTCATGTTTGATAATCAACTTACAGTGCCTTGTATGCTTTCTGCTTGCCGACACAACCAACTTATCAGTAGAGGTATACTTGATTACTTGTGTAAACTCGGTTGTGCTGAACTTTTATTCACTTTGCATCAATTTCCACCTGATCACTCTGGATTAGACTTTCCCTTTGATCCTGGCTCCAGTTTGCCTTCCACATATGTTGGCGCTACAAGAAATTTTGTATTTACCCAGTGGAATGCTTGTACTGTGCCCTTGAACCTTGCGTTGCAATATATTGCAACTGTATGCAGATGGGTAATAACAAATAGTGTGGGCTCAAATGTTCTCATAGGGATTGCAATTCATGGTTTTCACATAGATATTGATGATGTTGTTGCGTTAGACGAGCAAGGAGCTTATGGTGAATGGCCACTTGGCCTACCAACAAAGGATTCCCTGGTTGCTGATGATAAAAGAAATAACATTGCTGCTTATATTCATCTAATGGTCAGGGTGTGGTCATTTTTTATTAATCTTCCGAAAAATGCACTGGATATTAAGGAGGATGAGAGGCTAGGAATGGCCAAAAATCTTCGATGGTTAAGGGGCATCTTCACTGATGAAGATGTATATTTTTATGTTCTTCTATTTGAACTTCCTACAATATCTTATATTAGTCACAAGCTAGATGAGCTCCTGTTCCATTTTAAAAAGATCTTGAAAACCTTCCTGATGGTTTCCTCTTCCCGTCACTCTTGGTGTGCAATTGATTCTTTCCTGATTAAAGCCCTTGTCCATTCTTACTTTCTTTATTATGAGAGTATTACTGTAGCGACCTTCCAATTGCATCTTCCAAGAATTTCTGAGGCGGGGGATGGTATGAAAAAGAATGGATATTATGGAAGTCATTCATGGGACTATACAACGTTATGTGAAGAACACCAAATCTGGAATCCAAATGTTGAAATAGCTTTTATATGTGAGAAGTTGCAGCTAGTCTATCATTTTCTGATAATAAAATTATCAACTCaaaatattttgagtaatcatggAGCTATAATAAAGTTGCACCAGTTTCCACTTGTTTCCAGTGCTACTATGTATATTGTTAGTCTTGGTGGAATCGTGCTTCTTAATTGTGTATGGGATCCAGGAATCAATTCCAAGACCATGAATCTATATGTTCATACAGAGACCTCGGAGGCACAACTATTACTGGGATCTAGGGGCAATTTTTGTTTCTGTGTATATTCTGATTCTATGACTAAGGTGTGGGATCCCGGCAGACAAAGGGATATTTCATCTCACTCGACGGATTTGGCTAAAGGGAGAGTGAAATATGGAATTTATCATCTGACATATTTAGCTTTGATATAA
- the LOC104234139 gene encoding sirohydrochlorin ferrochelatase, chloroplastic, producing MDSLSLQSHLSLRSSTSTYPARKPGSAVPEFVRLHKGPSKSRYLPQRYCMATASREGLNGIGEGDGVIIVDHGSRRNESNLMLNEFVAMFRERTKYPIVEPAHMELAEPSIRDAFSLCVQRGARRVIVSPFFLSPGRHWNQDIPSLTAEAAKEHPGVSYVITAPLGLHELLVDVVNDRIKHCLNHIAGKADECSVCAGTGKCQLRQ from the exons ATGGACTCGTTGTCTTTACAATCTCATCTCAGTTTGAGGAG CTCAACCAGTACATACCCAGCAAGAAAACCAGGAAGTGCAGTTCCTGAATTTGTAAGATTGCATAAAGGTCCTTCAAAATCCAGATATTTACCACAAAGGTATTGTATGGCCACTGCAAGTAGGGAGGGGTTGAACGGGATAGGAGAAGGCGATGGAGTTATAATTGTGGATCATGGTTCCCGCAGAAATGAGTCCAATCTTATGCTAA ATGAATTTGTAGCAATGTTTAGGGAGAGGACAAAATACCCAATTGTAGAGCCTGCACACATG GAGCTAGCAGAACCATCGATCCGAGATGCATTTAGTTTGTGTGTTCAACGAGGAGCACGTCGAGTAATTGTGAGCCCATTTTTCCTTTCTCCTGGACGACACTGGAACCAG GATATTCCTTCTTTAACGGCTGAAGCTGCAAAAGAACATCCAGGAGTATCATATGTCATTACAGCACCTCTTGGTCTTCACGAGTTACTTGTC GACGTTGTGAATGATAGAATCAAgcattgcttaaatcatattgcTGGGAAAGCAGACGAGTGTTCAGTTTGTGCTGGAACAGGAAAATGTCAGCTCCGCCAGTGA
- the LOC104234140 gene encoding uncharacterized protein — protein MAPKEDRKDPAWAYSARVNETNNMAIRCLFCDKITNGGIHRQKAHLIGGDPNVASCPKVPGHVKEELKAYLQKKELKTQMIHEQELYNLNDDDDETEEGDDASLLSQKSQKRGRMLPPMSSSCGSTGKTKGPMDCYFQQKSGDKGGKSDNPQVDAKAILRDRAVTCFARWMYDAGLPFNCVNYTDTFVAFIEVVGQYGPGMKTYYEVRGPYLKKEVAEVNKFVKEHEVEWNKFGCSIMMDKWTARNRKMIINILVNSPKGSLFLESFDASGSSTDSTKMYSLFKSTIDSIGAENVVQVVTDNASENVKAGDLMYVGYPHIYWTPYAAHFINLIFGDIFMERPFSTVFNQAIRVHSYIVQRPLLLNMMKKFTKQISLVKPAKTRFVIAFLTLHRMHEQKNNLKKLFVLDEYTSSAYGREARGRESADIILSPSFWNNMVHALKIGGPLVKVLRLVDGGSKGHQRATCTKQLIEQRRLFKPLLVIKENTKESLRS, from the coding sequence ATGGCGCCAAAAGAAGATAGGAAAGACCCTGCTTGGGCTTACTCTGCAAGAGTTAACGAGACCAACAACATGGCCATTAGATGTCTTTTTTGTGATAAGATTACAAATGGAGGAATCCATCGTCAAAAAGCGCATCTAATCGGTGGTGATCCAAATGTCGCATCTTGTCCTAAAGTTCCGGGGCATGTGAAGGAAGAATTGAAAGCATACCTTCAAAAAAAAGAGTTAAAGACTCAAATGATTCATGAACAAGAACTTTATAATcttaatgatgatgatgatgaaacaGAAGAAGGTGACGATGCTTCGTTGCTTTCACAAAAATCACAAAAGCGGGGAAGGATGCTTCCACCAATGTCTTCTAGTTGTGGATCTACTGGCAAGACCAAAGGTCCTATGGATTGTTACTTCCAGCAAAAATCTGGAGATAAGGGAGGAAAAAGTGATAATCCTCAAGTTGATGCCAAAGCGATTTTGAGGGACCGTGCAGTTACCTGCTTTGCCCGGTGGATGTATGATGCAGGTCTTCCttttaattgtgttaattataCTGACACTTTTGTTGCTTTTATTGAGGTCGTAGGCCAATATGGTCCAGGAATGAAAACTTATTATGAAGTTAGAGGGCCATATCTAAAAAAAGAGGTGGCAGAGGTGAACAAATTCGTGAAGGAGCACGAAGTAgaatggaacaagtttggttgttcCATTATGATGGATAAGTGGACGGCGAGAAATAGAAAAATGATCATCAATATCTTGGTGAATTCTCCTAAGGGAAGCCTGTTTCTTGAGTCCTTTGATGCAAGCGGCTCTTCGACTGATTCAACCAAAATGTACTCCTTGTTCAAGAGTACAATAGACTCTATTGGAGCAGAAAATGTTGTTCAAGTTGTCACGGACAACGCCAGTGAAAATGTTAAAGCTGGTGATTTGATGTATGTTGGGTACCCGCATATCTATTGGACTCCGTATGCAGCACATTTCATTAATTTGATCTTCGGTGATATTTTCATGGAAAGACCCTTCAGTACTGTCTTTAATCAAGCAATTAGAGTGCATTCCTATATTGTTCAAAGGCCTTTGTTATTGAACATGATgaagaaattcactaaacaaataAGCTTGGTGAAACCTGCAAAGACAAGATTTGTTATTGCTTTCTTGACTTTGCATAGGATGCACGAGCAAAAAAACAATTTGAAGAAGTTGTTTGTTTTAGATGAGTACACTAGCAGTGCCTATGGAAGGGAAGCTCGAGGGAGAGAATCTGCAGATATTATACTTTCTCCTTCATTCTGGAACAATAtggttcatgcattgaagattggTGGTCCTTTAGTTAAAGTGCTTCGTTTGGTGGATGGGGGGAGCAAAGGCCACCAACGGGCTACCTGTACGAAGCAATTGATAGAGCAAAGGAGGCTATTCAAGCCTCTTTTAGTGATCAAAGAAAATACAAAAGAGTCTTTGAGATCATAG